DNA from Salinispora arenicola:
GCGGCGGTGATCTCGTGGTGCTCGCCGGCCGAGGCCGAGAATGACCAGTACAGGTAGTCGCCGACAGCCGCGTCCACCCGTACCGGCTGCCCGGCGGCGATTTCGGTGGCGGTCAGAAAGGATGTTCCCGCCCGGGTGATCGGGGTGGCCCCCGGCGAGGGCGTCGGCGCTGCCTGGGCCGCCCCAGCCGGGGCCAGCAGGGCCAAGCCGGCAGCAGCCAGAACGGCTCCACTCTGGATCGTCCGGACGTGCATCACTTCTCCCTCCAGGTCGCCAGCCACCACCGGCTGAGCATCCCGGACGCCAGTCCGGCCAGCAGGCCGACCACGGTCAGCAGGACGAGCAGCACCCAGCCACGACCCAGATCCGGAGCCGCCGGGGCAGGCGAGGACGCGACCACGTCCACGGTCAGCTCAACCGGCAGCCCGGGTGACGTCTGGGTTCCGGGCTGAGGCGCGAAGGCATTGCTCACCACGAGGCAGACGATGGTGGCTTCGGCACCGGTCGTGGCCGACGGGGTCGGGGACGGCCCGTCCTCCGGCTCCTCACTCGCCGACCACCGCAGGCCGGCGGAGACCACGTCGGTCCGGCCGCTGCCGGCATCCACGCCACGCACCAACTCCCGACCGTCGGTGGCCACGGCCCGCAGCAGCACCGCATGGTCGGGGTTGACCGGCCGGTCCAACGCCACGCTGACCGAGGCGCGCAGTTCTTGCCCCGGGTGCACCGGTACCCGGTACCAACGGTGCTCCGAGAACTTCTCCCGGTCGCTGTAGACCCCGGCGCCAAGCAGCGGCGCGTCGGCGCAGGCCGGGGTGCCGGCGACCACTGCCGGCGTGGCGGTGTGCGTGTCCCGTGCCCGGTCGACCAGTTGCTTGATCCGGCCGGTCAGTTCATCCGCGCTCTGCGCCGCGGTGTACGTGCCACCGGTGGCTGCGGCGATGCAGAGCAGCTGACGGCGTACCTTCTCGTCCGGCGCCAGGCCAAGGGTGTCCACGACCAGTTTCGTGCCCTGCGCGGCCAGTTCCCGGGCCACCTCGCAGGGGTCGGGAGGGGCGCAGGTGTCCTCACCGTCGGTTATCAGCACGATCCGCCGGGCGGTGCTACCGGTGCCGAGATCCTGGGCAGCCGAGCGCAGGGCCAGCCCGACCGGGGTGAATCCCGTCGGACGGAGGGTCGCGACCGCGGCTTTGGCCTGCACCCGGTCGACCGGCCCCACCGGTACGATCTGCTGGGTGTCCTGGCAGCCCCGCTCCTTGTTCTCACCCGGGTAGGTGGCACCGAGGACCCGGATGCCGAGCTGAGTCTCGTCGGGCAGCGCGTCTACCACCTCGTTGAACGCCTGC
Protein-coding regions in this window:
- a CDS encoding VWA domain-containing protein → MIRTRRSAAVLVGLLAMSVMTGPAPALADGEAPVEPPKVELVLDVSGSMRATDIDGRSRISVAQQAFNEVVDALPDETQLGIRVLGATYPGENKERGCQDTQQIVPVGPVDRVQAKAAVATLRPTGFTPVGLALRSAAQDLGTGSTARRIVLITDGEDTCAPPDPCEVARELAAQGTKLVVDTLGLAPDEKVRRQLLCIAAATGGTYTAAQSADELTGRIKQLVDRARDTHTATPAVVAGTPACADAPLLGAGVYSDREKFSEHRWYRVPVHPGQELRASVSVALDRPVNPDHAVLLRAVATDGRELVRGVDAGSGRTDVVSAGLRWSASEEPEDGPSPTPSATTGAEATIVCLVVSNAFAPQPGTQTSPGLPVELTVDVVASSPAPAAPDLGRGWVLLVLLTVVGLLAGLASGMLSRWWLATWREK